In the genome of Nymphaea colorata isolate Beijing-Zhang1983 chromosome 9, ASM883128v2, whole genome shotgun sequence, one region contains:
- the LOC116261339 gene encoding heavy metal-associated isoprenylated plant protein 45-like, giving the protein MAELQRYESNSPVFRCSFFACFGRRATSDSLSIVEIYAHMDCEGCQRRIRKAISKLDGVDSLVIDMDKQKVTVTGYVDRRRVLRAVRRTGRQAEFWPYPYDSEYHPYMSQYYEDNSFASTYNYYRHGYNSSDQGYFPQLIYSTLDDNTVALFSDDNVNACSVM; this is encoded by the exons ATGGCAGAACTGCAACGCTATGAGTCCAATTCCCCCGTGTTCCGCTGCTCTTTCTTTGCGTGTTTTGGACGGAGAGCAACGTCGGATTCTCTATCG ATTGTTGAAATTTATGCACATATGGACTGTGAAGGATGTCAGAGAAGGATCAGGAAAGCGATCTCCAAATTGGATG GAGTCGACAGTTTGGTTATCGATATGGACAAGCAAAAGGTGACGGTGACGGGGTACGTGGACCGGCGAAGGGTTCTCAGGGCAGTCAGAAGAACCGGCAGACAGGCGGAGTTCTGGCCGTATCCATATGATAGCGAGTACCATCCTTACATGTCTCAGTATTACGAAGATAATTCATTCGCTTCCACATACAACTACTACAGGCACGGATATAACTCCAGTGATCAGGGCTATTTCCCCCAACTAATCTATTCCACCCTTGATGACAACACTGTTGCCCTCTTCAGTGACGACAATGTAAACGCCTGCTCTGTCATGTGA
- the LOC116260872 gene encoding heavy metal-associated isoprenylated plant protein 30-like, whose protein sequence is MATLIERTLDSLLSTLDSSLFRHRSYSMTKSRPLSLQTVELRVRMCCEGCERIVRNALMKLRGVDSVEVDLPLEKVTVTGYVDRTKVLKTVRRSGKKAEFWPNPNLPLFFTGEAHYFYDDKAYRETYNYWRHGYNDGDRQGLVHSVYRPDDKVSTMFCDDNVNACSVM, encoded by the exons ATGGCTACACTGATAGAGAGAACGTTGGACTCTTTGCTTTCTACACTTGATTCCTCACTCTTTCGGCACCGGAGCTACAGCATGACTAAGTCGCGACCTCTTTCCCTTCAG ACGGTGGAGCTGAGGGTGAGGATGTGCTGCGAGGGATGCGAAAGAATAGTAAGAAACGCATTAATGAAACTTAGAG GGGTCGATAGCGTGGAGGTGGATCTGCCGCTGGAGAAGGTGACGGTGACGGGGTACGTGGACCGGACCAAGGTGCTGAAGACGGTGAGGAGGAGCGGGAAGAAGGCGGAGTTCTGGCCCAACCCCAACCTGCCGCTCTTCTTCACCGGGGAGGCCCACTACTTCTACGACGACAAGGCCTACAGGGAGACCTACAACTATTGGCGTCACGGCTACAACGACGGCGACCGGCAGGGACTCGTCCACTCCGTCTACCGCCCCGACGACAAGGTCAGCACCATGTTCTGCGACGACAACGTCAACGCCTGCTCCGTCATGTGA
- the LOC116260899 gene encoding uncharacterized protein LOC116260899 — protein sequence MGKLCEGSVLDGFQPVSPLKLPWQDGFKEKEEESFLSDLSDLRENSGWDAVSGLQERQRRALQGLSSKGVFWKHPSKPLAELFLLFHGGDVDTDGNCLFTASRKAMRLSDHPEDLRKRVVDRFSDDYQAGICPRADTDAAIKNMYQPDLEAGWGVHFVQELKFLALKKDRQRLDSLIEDLIRVGVSREAAAEAVYKERCIPVKDGESWVKYMSINGNSRDEYDIISMHYTQEGLLTVDENRDGKAAAFGDDIAIETLATVFDREFYVVQAHGSDGSSDEEACLFFLPHPPRGSQATGLPVFLLMRGTGWCCAGADHYEPLIAYAAACASQEKAAVIL from the exons ATGGGGAAACTCTGCGAGGGCTCCGTACTCGACGGGTTCCAACCAGTCTCTCCTCTCAAACTCCCATGGCAGGACGGCTTcaaggagaaggaagaggagtCCTTCCTCTCCGATCTGTCCGACCTTCGGGAGAACAGTGGCTGGGATGCCGTCTCCGGCCTCCAGGAGCGGCAGAGACGCGCCCTGCAGGGCCTTTCCTCCAAGGGCGTCTTCTGGAAGCACCCGTCCAAGCCCCTCGCCGagctcttcctcctctttcatGGCGGCGACGTGGATACCGACGGCAACTGCCTCTTCACCGCCTCCAGGAAGGCAATGCGGCTGTCGGACCACCCCGAGGATCTCCGGAAACGGGTTGTCGACAGATTTTCCGACGATTACCAGGCCGGGATCTGCCCGCGTGCAGATACGGATGCCGCCATCAAGAACATGTACCAGCCTGATCTCGAAGCTGGTTGGGGCGTGCATTTCGTCCAGGAGTTGAAGTTTCTCGCTCTTAAGAAGGACCGCCAACGGTTAGATTCCCTCATTGAAGATCTAATCAGAGTCGGAGTCTCA AGAGAGGCTGCCGCAGAAGCAGTATATAAGGAGAGATGCATTCCTGTTAAAGATGGGGAGAGTTGGGTGAAGTATATGTCTATTAATGGGAATTCAAGAGATGAATATGACATCATCTCCATGCATTATACACAAGAGGGTCTCCTAACAGTGGATGAGAACAGAGATGGGAAAGCAGCTGCTTTCGGGGATGATATCGCCATTGAAACTCTGGCGACGGTATTTGACAGAGAATTTTATGTG GTACAAGCGCATGGATCAGATGGGTCATCAGATGAAGAGGCCTGCTTGTTCTTCCTCCCACATCCTCCTAGAGGAAGTCAAGCTACAGGGTTACCAGTTTTCCTTCTAATGAGAGGCACCG GCTGGTGCTGTGCAGGTGCAGATCATTATGAGCCGTTGATCGCATATGCTGCTGCATGTGCTTCCCAAGAAAAGGCCGcagtcatcttgtga